A single region of the Streptomyces diastaticus subsp. diastaticus genome encodes:
- a CDS encoding DsrE family protein, with amino-acid sequence MAKKLVIKVTAGADAPERCSQAFTVAAVAAASGVEVSLWLTGESAWFALPGRAAEFALPHAAPLPELIEAIMAGGGVTLCTQCAARRDITEGQVIEGVRIAGAQVFVSEIMADGAQALVY; translated from the coding sequence ATGGCGAAGAAGCTCGTGATCAAGGTGACGGCCGGGGCGGACGCCCCGGAACGCTGTTCGCAGGCGTTCACGGTGGCCGCGGTGGCCGCGGCCAGCGGGGTGGAGGTCTCCCTCTGGCTGACCGGCGAGTCCGCGTGGTTCGCGCTGCCGGGCCGGGCGGCGGAGTTCGCGCTCCCGCACGCGGCGCCGCTGCCGGAGCTCATCGAGGCGATCATGGCGGGCGGCGGGGTCACCCTCTGCACCCAGTGCGCAGCCCGCCGGGACATCACGGAGGGCCAGGTCATCGAGGGCGTACGGATCGCCGGGGCACAGGTCTTCGTCAGCGAGATCATGGCCGACGGCGCGCAGGCGCTCGTCTACTGA
- a CDS encoding DUF3099 domain-containing protein, giving the protein MFARRRHVYFAMMGLCLSLFVVACAVVRLWSVPAAVAMCVVAMVIPPVAAVVANRKGPEDRWYDDPDAGSDEDDPPPAPPTHVRRKDPKDGPGTPPVGPPAGRDGPAGPSTPSGSTGISGGTGRRGERGGRREPLSDQDRVKGHDPESEAWWRELDRRGSGGGGGPPGPPGPPGHGSDPRRPGPWPDE; this is encoded by the coding sequence ATGTTTGCGCGAAGGCGGCACGTGTACTTCGCCATGATGGGGCTCTGCCTGAGTCTCTTCGTCGTGGCGTGCGCCGTGGTGCGCCTCTGGTCGGTACCGGCCGCCGTCGCGATGTGCGTGGTGGCGATGGTGATTCCGCCGGTCGCCGCCGTCGTCGCCAACCGCAAGGGGCCCGAGGACCGCTGGTACGACGATCCCGACGCCGGTTCCGACGAGGACGATCCGCCCCCCGCGCCGCCGACCCACGTCCGCCGGAAGGACCCGAAGGACGGCCCGGGGACGCCCCCGGTGGGGCCGCCCGCCGGGCGGGACGGGCCCGCGGGCCCCTCCACCCCGTCCGGCTCCACCGGGATCTCCGGTGGGACAGGCCGCCGCGGGGAGCGCGGCGGGCGCCGGGAACCCCTCTCCGACCAGGACCGCGTCAAGGGCCACGACCCCGAGTCCGAGGCGTGGTGGCGGGAGTTGGACCGGCGGGGCAGCGGCGGCGGGGGCGGCCCGCCGGGTCCGCCCGGCCCGCCCGGGCACGGCAGCGACCCGAGGCGGCCGGGGCCCTGGCCCGACGAGTAG
- a CDS encoding DUF1416 domain-containing protein produces the protein MCGAKAGGPDASTIKPGETTIQGSVTRDGEPVTGYVRLLDSTGEFTAEVPTSATGQFRFYAAEGTWTLRALVPGGSADRTVVAQQGGLAEVAIAV, from the coding sequence ATGTGTGGAGCCAAGGCCGGCGGCCCCGACGCCTCGACCATCAAGCCCGGTGAGACGACCATCCAGGGCAGCGTGACCCGCGACGGTGAGCCCGTCACCGGCTACGTGCGGCTGCTCGACTCGACCGGCGAGTTCACCGCCGAGGTCCCGACCTCGGCCACCGGTCAGTTCCGCTTCTACGCCGCCGAGGGCACCTGGACGCTGCGCGCCCTGGTTCCGGGCGGCTCCGCCGACCGCACGGTCGTCGCCCAGCAGGGCGGCCTGGCCGAGGTCGCCATCGCCGTCTGA
- a CDS encoding sulfurtransferase: MSRSDVLVDADWVQEHLDDPNVALVEVDEDTSAYDKNHIRNAIRIDWTEDLQDPVRRDFIDQEGFEKLLSAKGIANDTLVVLYGGNNNWFASYAYWYFKLYGHENVKLLDGGRKKWELDSRDLVAEVPERPATDYRAKPQNTAIRAFREDIVAAIGNQNLVDVRSPDEFSGKLLAPAHLPQEQSQRPGHVPSARNIPWSKNANDDGTFKSDEELKALYEAERVDLAKDTIAYCRIGERSALTWFVLHELLGVENVKNYDGSWTEYGSLVGVPIELGPAK, from the coding sequence ATGAGCCGTAGTGACGTCCTGGTCGACGCAGACTGGGTCCAGGAACACCTGGACGACCCGAACGTTGCCCTCGTGGAGGTCGACGAGGACACGTCCGCGTACGACAAGAACCACATCCGCAACGCGATCCGCATCGACTGGACCGAGGACCTCCAGGACCCGGTCCGCCGCGACTTCATCGACCAGGAGGGCTTCGAGAAGCTCCTCTCGGCCAAGGGCATCGCCAACGACACCCTCGTCGTCCTCTACGGCGGCAACAACAACTGGTTCGCCTCGTACGCCTACTGGTACTTCAAGCTGTACGGCCACGAGAACGTCAAGCTCCTCGACGGTGGCCGCAAGAAGTGGGAGCTGGACTCCCGCGACCTGGTCGCCGAGGTCCCCGAGCGCCCGGCCACCGACTACCGGGCCAAGCCGCAGAACACCGCGATCCGCGCCTTCCGCGAGGACATCGTGGCCGCCATCGGCAACCAGAACCTGGTCGACGTGCGCTCGCCCGACGAGTTCTCCGGCAAGCTGCTCGCCCCGGCCCACCTCCCGCAGGAGCAGTCGCAGCGCCCCGGCCACGTGCCGAGTGCCCGCAACATCCCGTGGTCGAAGAACGCCAACGACGACGGCACCTTCAAGTCCGACGAGGAGCTGAAGGCGCTGTACGAGGCCGAGCGGGTCGACCTCGCCAAGGACACCATCGCCTACTGCCGCATCGGTGAGCGCTCCGCGCTGACCTGGTTCGTCCTGCACGAGCTGCTCGGCGTGGAGAACGTCAAGAACTACGACGGCTCGTGGACCGAGTACGGCTCCCTGGTCGGGGTGCCGATCGAGCTCGGCCCCGCCAAGTGA
- a CDS encoding putative leader peptide, which translates to MKRQADLTKRRAVDLCRVAAMLCRRG; encoded by the coding sequence ATGAAGCGACAGGCGGATCTCACGAAGCGGCGGGCAGTCGACCTGTGCCGCGTCGCCGCCATGCTCTGTCGCCGCGGCTGA
- a CDS encoding LmeA family phospholipid-binding protein, with protein sequence MRALRTLLIVAVVLGGLFVLVDRLAVNYAEGEVADRLKASGSMNADPEVSIHGFPFLTQVVGSGLEDVEVSVKEFDASTDGKSVRIADLNAHLRGVEFSGGFGQATARTAEGTARIGYDDLLKAAKPDPIDVAPGVTAKVVGLSDGGNGKIKVEVEAEMFGTTLPKPVEVLSTPTVQDGEVRVKADALPSLGIKVAEDKVREITDFQQKVGGLPGGIALSKVTPAKDGVEISVEGSSVRLAG encoded by the coding sequence ATGCGCGCACTACGCACACTCCTGATCGTCGCCGTGGTCCTGGGCGGACTCTTCGTCCTCGTCGACCGCCTCGCGGTCAACTACGCCGAGGGCGAGGTCGCCGACCGGCTGAAGGCGAGCGGCTCGATGAACGCCGACCCCGAGGTCTCCATCCACGGCTTCCCCTTCCTCACCCAGGTCGTGGGCAGCGGCCTGGAGGACGTCGAGGTCTCGGTGAAGGAGTTCGACGCGAGCACCGACGGCAAGAGCGTGCGGATCGCCGACCTCAACGCCCACCTGCGCGGCGTGGAGTTCTCCGGCGGCTTCGGCCAGGCCACCGCCAGGACCGCCGAGGGCACCGCACGGATCGGTTACGACGACCTGCTGAAGGCGGCCAAGCCCGACCCGATCGACGTCGCCCCCGGCGTCACCGCCAAGGTCGTCGGCCTCTCCGACGGTGGCAACGGCAAGATCAAGGTGGAGGTCGAGGCGGAGATGTTCGGCACCACCCTCCCCAAGCCCGTCGAGGTCCTCTCCACCCCGACCGTCCAGGACGGCGAGGTGCGGGTGAAGGCCGACGCGCTGCCGAGCCTCGGCATCAAGGTCGCGGAGGACAAGGTCCGCGAGATCACCGACTTCCAGCAGAAGGTCGGTGGCCTGCCCGGCGGCATCGCGCTGTCGAAGGTGACCCCGGCGAAGGACGGCGTCGAGATCAGCGTCGAGGGTTCGTCCGTCCGCCTCGCCGGGTAG
- a CDS encoding MoaD/ThiS family protein: MPTGTIRYWAAAKAAAGTAEEPYDAATLAEALDGARRAHPGELVRVLQRCSFLVDGDPVGTRAHETVRLAEGGTVEVLPPFAGG, from the coding sequence ATGCCCACCGGCACGATCCGCTACTGGGCGGCCGCCAAGGCCGCCGCCGGGACCGCCGAGGAGCCGTACGACGCGGCCACCCTCGCCGAGGCCCTGGACGGCGCCCGCCGCGCCCACCCCGGTGAGCTGGTGCGCGTGCTCCAGCGGTGCTCGTTCCTGGTCGACGGCGATCCCGTCGGCACCCGCGCCCATGAGACCGTAAGGCTGGCCGAGGGCGGCACGGTCGAGGTGCTCCCGCCGTTCGCAGGAGGGTGA
- a CDS encoding alpha/beta hydrolase, which translates to MVLLAADGVAVEAVYEPADCGAEVTENAAGRVPVTVVAHGFTGSARRPHVRRAAAAFRRHGAVITFSFRGHGASGGRSTVGDREVLDLAAAVAWARRLGHRTVWTVGFSMGGSVVLRHAALYRAGTPDAHGPAHTDAVVAVSAPARWYYRGTAAMRRLHWVVTRPLGRAVGRYGLRTRIHTSDWDPVPLDPAEAAARIAPVPLLLVHGDRDPYFPLDHPRALAAAAGEAAELWLEPGMGHAENAAAEELLDRIARWTARHAPAG; encoded by the coding sequence GTGGTGCTGCTGGCGGCGGACGGGGTCGCCGTCGAGGCGGTGTACGAGCCCGCGGACTGCGGCGCGGAGGTGACCGAAAACGCGGCCGGGCGGGTGCCGGTCACCGTCGTCGCGCACGGTTTCACCGGCAGCGCCCGGCGGCCGCACGTGCGGCGGGCCGCCGCCGCCTTCCGCCGGCACGGCGCGGTGATCACCTTCTCGTTCCGCGGGCACGGCGCCTCCGGCGGCCGCTCGACCGTCGGCGACCGCGAGGTGCTCGACCTCGCCGCCGCCGTCGCCTGGGCCCGGCGGCTGGGCCACCGCACGGTGTGGACGGTCGGCTTCTCGATGGGCGGCTCCGTGGTGCTGCGCCACGCCGCCCTGTACCGCGCCGGGACTCCCGACGCGCACGGGCCCGCCCACACCGACGCGGTCGTCGCCGTCAGCGCGCCCGCCCGCTGGTACTACCGGGGCACCGCCGCCATGCGCCGCCTGCACTGGGTGGTGACCCGGCCGCTGGGCCGCGCGGTCGGCCGGTACGGGCTGCGTACCCGGATCCACACCAGTGACTGGGACCCGGTGCCGCTCGACCCGGCCGAGGCCGCCGCCCGCATCGCCCCGGTCCCCCTGCTCCTGGTGCACGGCGACCGCGACCCGTACTTCCCCCTCGACCATCCCCGCGCCCTCGCCGCCGCGGCCGGGGAGGCCGCCGAGCTGTGGCTGGAGCCCGGCATGGGCCACGCCGAGAACGCCGCCGCAGAGGAACTGCTCGACCGCATCGCCCGCTGGACGGCCCGCCACGCCCCAGCCGGCTGA
- a CDS encoding response regulator transcription factor, which yields MSSLLLLTNALQPSTEVLPALGLLLHQVRVAPAEAPALVDTPGADVILIDGRRDLPQVRGLCQLLRSTGPGSPLVLVVTEGGLAAVTADWGVDDVLLDTAGPAEVEARLRLAMGRRQITTDASPMEIRNGDLSVDEATYSAKLKGRVLDLTFKEFELLKYLAQHPGRVFTRAQLLQEVWGYDYFGGTRTVDVHVRRLRAKLGPEHESLIGTVRNVGYRFVTPEKPEAKEKAAKEQAQEAAAAKVRESRAAAASGRTTARG from the coding sequence ATGAGCTCCCTGCTGCTGCTCACCAACGCCCTCCAGCCCTCCACCGAGGTGCTGCCCGCACTGGGGCTGCTCCTCCACCAGGTCCGCGTCGCCCCCGCCGAGGCGCCCGCCCTCGTCGACACCCCGGGCGCGGACGTCATCCTGATCGACGGCCGCCGCGACCTGCCGCAGGTCCGCGGCCTCTGCCAGTTGCTGCGCTCCACCGGCCCCGGCAGCCCGCTGGTCCTCGTCGTCACCGAGGGCGGCCTGGCCGCCGTCACCGCCGACTGGGGCGTCGACGACGTGCTGCTCGACACCGCCGGACCCGCCGAGGTGGAGGCCCGGCTGCGGCTGGCCATGGGCCGGCGGCAGATCACCACCGACGCCTCCCCCATGGAGATCCGCAACGGCGACCTCTCCGTGGACGAGGCCACCTACAGCGCCAAGCTCAAGGGCCGCGTCCTCGACCTCACCTTCAAGGAGTTCGAGCTGCTGAAGTACCTGGCGCAGCACCCGGGCCGGGTCTTCACCCGCGCCCAGCTCCTCCAGGAGGTCTGGGGCTACGACTACTTCGGCGGCACCCGCACCGTCGACGTGCACGTACGGCGGCTGCGCGCCAAGCTCGGCCCCGAGCACGAGTCGCTGATCGGCACCGTCCGCAACGTCGGCTACCGCTTCGTCACCCCGGAGAAGCCGGAGGCCAAGGAGAAGGCGGCCAAGGAGCAGGCACAGGAGGCGGCGGCCGCGAAGGTCCGCGAGTCCCGCGCCGCCGCCGCGTCCGGGCGGACGACGGCCCGGGGCTGA
- a CDS encoding LacI family DNA-binding transcriptional regulator gives MAKVTRDDVARLAGTSTAVVSYVINNGPRPVAPATRERVLAAIKELGYRPDRVAQAMASRRTDLVGMIVPDARQPFFAEMAHAVEQAAAERGKMVLVGNSDYLDEREVHYLRAFLGMRVSGLILVSQGPSETAAAEIEAWDARVVLLHRRPDAIDDVAVVTDDVGGAQLLTRHLLEHGVPYVACLGGTPSTPSVGDPVSDHVEGWRRAMAEAGHTTEGRLFQAPYNRYDAYEVGLTLLAGPDRPPAIVCATDDQAIGVLRAARELRVDVPGELLVAGFDDVKEAGLTDPPLTTVASDRTAMARAAVDLVLDDALRVAGSRRERQKVFPSRLVVRRSCGCS, from the coding sequence GTGGCCAAGGTGACGCGGGACGACGTGGCGCGACTGGCGGGGACATCGACCGCCGTCGTGAGCTACGTGATCAACAACGGACCCCGGCCGGTCGCCCCGGCCACCAGGGAGCGGGTACTCGCCGCGATCAAGGAGCTGGGCTACCGGCCCGACCGGGTGGCCCAGGCGATGGCCTCCCGCCGCACCGACCTCGTCGGCATGATCGTGCCCGACGCCCGGCAGCCCTTCTTCGCGGAGATGGCGCACGCCGTGGAACAGGCCGCCGCCGAGCGCGGAAAGATGGTCCTGGTCGGCAACTCCGACTACCTCGACGAGCGCGAGGTCCACTACCTCCGCGCCTTCCTCGGTATGCGGGTCTCCGGCCTGATCCTGGTCAGCCAGGGTCCGAGCGAGACCGCCGCCGCCGAGATAGAGGCGTGGGACGCCCGGGTGGTCCTGCTGCACCGCCGCCCCGACGCCATCGACGACGTGGCCGTCGTCACCGACGACGTGGGCGGCGCCCAGCTCCTCACCCGCCACCTCCTGGAACACGGCGTCCCCTACGTCGCCTGCCTCGGCGGCACCCCCAGCACCCCTTCGGTCGGTGACCCGGTCTCCGACCACGTGGAGGGCTGGCGCCGCGCCATGGCGGAGGCGGGCCACACCACGGAGGGCCGCCTCTTCCAGGCCCCCTACAACCGCTACGACGCCTACGAGGTCGGCCTCACCCTCCTCGCGGGCCCCGACCGGCCCCCGGCCATCGTCTGCGCCACCGACGACCAGGCGATAGGGGTGCTGCGGGCCGCCCGCGAACTGCGCGTCGACGTGCCCGGGGAACTGCTCGTCGCCGGTTTCGACGATGTCAAGGAGGCCGGTCTCACCGATCCGCCGCTGACCACGGTCGCCTCCGACCGCACGGCGATGGCGCGGGCCGCCGTCGACCTCGTCCTGGACGACGCGCTGCGCGTGGCCGGATCCCGGCGTGAGCGGCAGAAGGTGTTCCCCTCGCGCCTGGTGGTGCGGCGGTCCTGCGGCTGCTCGTGA
- a CDS encoding S1C family serine protease → MTENHRHDGAPSEYPTTEYPATYPEPQAPYAYGAPPEGAGGAAAWPPPPTRPPHTPRHRRRLRGPAGLLAAVAVAAAAIGGGTAYAFQELTGGGADGSDSPVNGTTVAASSKGTVAGVAEAVGPSIVEVKAAGSSGQSTGSGVIISEDGEIVTNNHVVSGASQVRVATSDGKTYSAEVVGTDSSKDLALLEVQGASGLTAASLGDSDEVAVGDDVVAIGSPAGLTGTVTSGIVSALDRDVTVSRDESQGGSGQGGGREWPFEYGGEQFNGETGERTTTYQAIQTDASLNPGNSGGALINMDGEIIGINSAMYSAGSSQGQSSDAGSVGLGFAIPVNDLKADLDTLRSGSRQ, encoded by the coding sequence ATGACGGAGAACCACCGCCACGACGGCGCCCCCAGCGAGTACCCGACCACCGAGTACCCGGCCACGTACCCCGAGCCGCAGGCCCCGTACGCGTACGGGGCGCCCCCCGAGGGGGCCGGTGGGGCGGCGGCCTGGCCGCCGCCGCCCACCCGTCCGCCGCACACCCCGCGCCACCGGCGCCGCCTGCGCGGCCCGGCCGGGCTGCTGGCCGCGGTCGCGGTGGCCGCGGCGGCGATCGGCGGCGGCACGGCGTACGCCTTCCAGGAGCTGACGGGCGGCGGGGCCGACGGCTCGGACTCACCGGTGAACGGGACCACCGTGGCCGCCTCCAGCAAGGGCACGGTGGCCGGGGTCGCCGAGGCGGTCGGGCCGAGCATCGTGGAGGTCAAGGCGGCCGGCTCCTCGGGCCAGTCGACCGGTTCCGGCGTGATCATCAGCGAGGACGGCGAGATCGTCACCAACAACCACGTGGTCTCCGGCGCCTCCCAGGTGCGGGTGGCCACCAGCGACGGCAAGACGTACAGCGCCGAGGTGGTCGGGACGGACAGTTCCAAGGACCTGGCGCTGCTCGAGGTCCAGGGCGCCTCCGGTCTGACGGCCGCCTCGCTCGGCGACTCGGACGAGGTGGCCGTCGGGGACGACGTGGTGGCCATCGGCTCGCCCGCCGGGCTGACCGGGACCGTGACCAGCGGCATCGTCTCCGCCCTCGACCGGGACGTGACCGTCTCCCGGGACGAGAGCCAGGGCGGCAGCGGGCAGGGCGGCGGCCGTGAGTGGCCCTTCGAGTACGGCGGCGAGCAGTTCAACGGCGAGACCGGCGAGCGCACCACCACCTACCAGGCGATCCAGACCGACGCCTCGCTCAACCCCGGCAACTCCGGCGGTGCCCTGATCAACATGGACGGCGAGATCATCGGCATCAACTCGGCGATGTACTCGGCCGGTTCCTCGCAGGGACAGTCCTCCGACGCCGGCAGCGTCGGCCTCGGCTTCGCCATCCCCGTCAACGACCTCAAGGCCGACCTCGACACGCTGCGCTCCGGCTCCCGGCAGTGA
- a CDS encoding response regulator transcription factor, whose amino-acid sequence MPAAEPQDQDHEQRVLIVDDEPAVRDALRRSLAFEGYGTEVAVDGLDALENVASYRPDLVVLDIQMPRMDGLTAARRIRAAQNTVPILMLTARDTVGDRVTGLDAGADDYLVKPFELDELFARVRALLRRSAYAAEPADSGPGEDVLAFADLRMDLNTREVLRGNRPVELTRTEFTLLEMLLAHPRQVLTREQILKAVWGFDFEPTSNSLDVYVMYLRRKTEAGGEPRLVHTVRGVGYVLRSGSGE is encoded by the coding sequence ATGCCGGCCGCCGAACCCCAGGACCAGGACCACGAGCAGCGCGTCCTGATCGTCGACGACGAGCCCGCGGTCCGCGACGCGCTCCGCCGCAGCCTCGCCTTCGAGGGGTACGGCACGGAGGTCGCCGTCGACGGCCTCGACGCGCTGGAGAACGTGGCCTCCTACCGGCCCGACCTGGTCGTGCTGGACATCCAGATGCCCCGGATGGACGGGCTGACGGCGGCCCGGCGGATCCGGGCCGCCCAGAACACCGTGCCGATCCTCATGCTGACCGCCCGCGACACCGTCGGCGACCGCGTCACCGGCCTCGACGCGGGCGCCGACGACTACCTGGTCAAGCCCTTCGAGCTGGACGAGCTGTTCGCCCGCGTCCGCGCTCTGCTCCGCCGCTCCGCGTACGCCGCCGAACCGGCCGACTCCGGCCCCGGCGAGGACGTGCTGGCCTTCGCCGACCTGCGGATGGACCTGAACACCCGCGAGGTGCTGCGCGGCAACCGGCCCGTCGAGCTGACCCGCACCGAGTTCACCCTGCTGGAGATGCTGCTCGCCCACCCGCGCCAGGTGCTGACCCGCGAGCAGATCCTGAAGGCCGTCTGGGGCTTCGACTTCGAGCCGACCTCCAACTCCCTCGACGTGTACGTGATGTACCTGCGCCGCAAGACCGAGGCGGGCGGTGAGCCGCGCCTGGTGCACACCGTGCGCGGCGTCGGGTACGTGCTGCGCTCCGGGAGCGGCGAGTGA
- a CDS encoding HAMP domain-containing sensor histidine kinase, whose protein sequence is MRRLGALPLRARLALLVATAVALAVAAVSVACWFAVRGKLYDEIDAQLEAQNQPQPTAALRDLLADCPSEPAPSGPGDFGRAQPELYLQLVTADGRVCVAEVSAGVVEPDAADLAVAAAGPGTGAEPHDATAADGTEVRVLAAPALGKGPPPAHFRNTAIVYAYSLEETRATLDDLALLLLLVSGVGVLGAGGAGLWIARSGLRPVDRLTEAVEQVARTRDLTVRIPVDGDDEIARLSASFNAMTSALADSHDLQQQLIADAGHELRTPLTSLRTNIELLARSERTGRALPAGDRAALLDSVKAQMTELASLIGDLQELSRSDGAQQGGLEVVAFHETTATALRRARLRGPEVTFTADLAPWYVRCRPAALERAVVNILDNAVKFSPPGGTVDLRLHRGELTVRDRGAGIPEDELRHVFDRFWRSPSARSLPGSGLGLSIVARTAEQCGGRVAVERAEGGGTLVRLILPGAPSPPPGTRRAGDEDEEDDQAPGTGGSGA, encoded by the coding sequence GTGAGACGGCTCGGCGCGCTGCCGCTGCGGGCCCGCCTCGCCCTGCTGGTGGCGACGGCCGTGGCACTGGCGGTCGCCGCCGTCTCGGTCGCCTGCTGGTTCGCGGTGCGCGGCAAGCTGTACGACGAGATCGACGCCCAACTGGAGGCGCAGAACCAGCCGCAGCCCACCGCTGCTTTGCGCGACCTGCTCGCCGACTGCCCGAGCGAGCCGGCGCCGTCGGGCCCCGGCGACTTCGGCCGCGCCCAGCCCGAGCTGTACCTCCAGCTCGTCACCGCCGACGGCCGGGTCTGCGTCGCCGAGGTGTCCGCCGGGGTGGTCGAGCCCGACGCGGCCGACCTCGCGGTGGCCGCCGCCGGGCCCGGGACCGGCGCCGAGCCCCACGACGCGACGGCCGCCGACGGCACGGAGGTCCGCGTCCTGGCCGCCCCCGCCCTCGGCAAGGGCCCGCCCCCGGCGCACTTCCGGAACACCGCGATCGTCTACGCGTACTCGCTGGAGGAGACCCGGGCCACCCTGGACGACCTGGCGCTGCTGCTCCTCCTCGTCTCCGGCGTCGGGGTGCTCGGGGCGGGCGGGGCCGGGCTGTGGATCGCCCGGTCGGGGCTCAGGCCCGTGGACCGGCTGACCGAGGCCGTCGAGCAGGTGGCCCGCACCCGGGACCTGACGGTCCGCATCCCGGTCGACGGGGACGACGAGATCGCCCGGCTCTCCGCCTCGTTCAACGCGATGACCAGCGCGCTCGCCGACTCCCACGACCTCCAGCAGCAGCTGATCGCCGACGCCGGGCACGAGCTGCGCACCCCGCTGACCTCGCTGCGGACCAACATCGAACTGCTGGCCCGCAGCGAGCGCACCGGCCGGGCGCTGCCCGCCGGGGACCGGGCCGCGCTGCTCGACTCGGTGAAGGCGCAGATGACCGAGTTGGCCTCGCTCATCGGCGACCTCCAGGAGCTGTCCCGCAGCGACGGCGCGCAGCAGGGCGGCCTGGAGGTGGTCGCCTTCCACGAGACGACGGCGACCGCGCTGCGGCGGGCCCGGCTGCGCGGCCCGGAGGTGACCTTCACCGCCGACCTGGCGCCCTGGTACGTCCGCTGCCGTCCGGCCGCCCTGGAGCGGGCCGTGGTCAACATCCTCGACAACGCGGTGAAGTTCAGCCCGCCCGGCGGCACCGTCGACCTCCGTCTCCACCGGGGCGAACTGACCGTCCGCGACCGGGGCGCCGGCATCCCCGAGGACGAGCTCCGCCACGTCTTCGACCGGTTCTGGCGTTCCCCGTCCGCCCGCTCCCTGCCCGGTTCCGGCCTCGGCCTGTCCATCGTCGCCCGCACCGCCGAACAGTGCGGCGGCCGGGTCGCCGTCGAACGGGCCGAGGGCGGCGGCACCCTGGTCCGGCTGATCCTGCCCGGGGCTCCTTCGCCGCCGCCGGGGACGCGGCGGGCGGGCGACGAGGACGAGGAGGACGACCAGGCGCCTGGCACGGGCGGCTCCGGCGCGTGA
- a CDS encoding LmeA family phospholipid-binding protein, whose product MRSPHRMTQDTDRSPQVPAYDEEPPTAGRQTPGPPGPRYGPYGANPEWDNPYEQLAGLDDRAADTFLQREPDAFDAFETGGTPEYQAPPTAPGSRRRARGRGPARRAFGTLGRGARVAAGVLVVAALLTLVDRWAVLYAENKAEESLKRSMNLAAAPEVDIDGFPFLTQAAARRLDTVHLTVPDVAAGRVSLAEVSATGHDVRMSGEGLTGVDGADIGGIDGEVRLSFDDLGRELGASQVTFTGKGTDRVLARGTLPVAGRELALRADALIRRDGDRGVATEVTGMRVDIGDLATFRPGTGPGDGLHLTPSGLEKLADRSARAKALFSVPSIVHALGVPDSRIRAALADDRELADLLGTPAVVEDLLAVNLVDLAAAHPDVLRRLGVDPGLLDALTDLTRPQLADRLTLGFTLPELPGEGDVRLRDVRVEPDGIVVRLTGAGMRVGK is encoded by the coding sequence ATGCGTTCCCCCCACCGCATGACTCAGGACACCGACCGTTCACCGCAGGTCCCGGCGTACGACGAGGAGCCCCCCACCGCCGGACGGCAGACCCCCGGCCCGCCCGGGCCCCGCTACGGTCCGTACGGCGCCAACCCGGAATGGGACAACCCCTACGAGCAGCTCGCCGGGCTCGACGACCGGGCCGCGGACACCTTCCTCCAGAGGGAACCGGACGCCTTCGACGCCTTCGAGACGGGCGGGACCCCGGAGTACCAGGCGCCCCCGACGGCCCCCGGGTCCCGGCGCCGGGCGCGCGGGCGCGGCCCCGCCCGGCGGGCCTTCGGCACCCTCGGCCGGGGCGCCAGGGTCGCCGCCGGCGTGCTCGTCGTCGCCGCCCTCCTCACTCTCGTCGACCGCTGGGCCGTCCTCTACGCCGAGAACAAGGCGGAGGAGTCGCTGAAGCGGTCGATGAACCTCGCCGCCGCCCCCGAGGTCGACATCGACGGCTTCCCCTTCCTCACCCAGGCCGCCGCCCGCCGCCTCGACACCGTCCACCTCACCGTGCCCGACGTCGCCGCCGGACGGGTCTCGCTCGCCGAGGTCTCCGCCACCGGCCACGACGTCCGGATGTCCGGCGAGGGCCTGACCGGTGTCGACGGCGCCGACATCGGGGGGATCGACGGTGAGGTCCGGCTCTCCTTCGACGACCTCGGCCGCGAACTCGGCGCCTCCCAGGTGACCTTCACCGGCAAGGGCACCGACCGCGTCCTCGCCCGCGGCACCCTGCCCGTGGCCGGCCGCGAACTGGCCCTGCGCGCCGACGCGCTGATCCGCCGCGACGGCGACCGGGGCGTCGCCACCGAGGTCACCGGGATGCGGGTGGACATCGGCGACCTCGCCACCTTCCGGCCCGGCACCGGCCCCGGAGACGGCCTCCACCTCACCCCGAGCGGTCTGGAGAAGCTGGCGGACCGGAGCGCCAGGGCCAAGGCCCTGTTCTCGGTCCCCTCGATCGTGCACGCCCTCGGCGTCCCCGACTCCCGGATCCGCGCCGCCCTCGCCGACGACCGCGAGCTGGCCGACCTGCTCGGCACCCCCGCCGTCGTCGAGGACCTCCTCGCCGTCAACCTGGTCGACCTCGCCGCCGCCCACCCCGACGTGCTGCGCCGTCTCGGTGTCGACCCCGGCCTGCTCGACGCCCTCACCGACCTCACCCGCCCCCAGCTCGCCGACCGCCTCACCCTCGGCTTCACCCTCCCCGAACTCCCGGGCGAGGGCGACGTCCGCCTGCGTGACGTGCGGGTGGAGCCGGACGGCATCGTGGTGCGGCTGACGGGGGCGGGGATGCGGGTCGGGAAGTAG